From one Streptomyces sp. NBC_01478 genomic stretch:
- a CDS encoding DUF4331 family protein, translating into MSNHFSAAYLKFPGDDARLDLTDLFAFPASGDTGRTVLIIDVNPFTTGLSATPPFLMSAELHPDAVYRINIDNDGDNQADAAFSFVFTEASGGGQTGTAFYATGADARSAEPRGEVLARAVPVGFDASARPVRAGRCRLFTGVRSDPFFADAEGALHGFEWTGQDAFAGKDVQSIALEVPDDMLGPEPVIHLWATVSVRRDGALVQVDRGGHPTINPFINPEYAKDAYNTGHPTDDVANYLEPWTKILEGNGYPSAEARAAAATVLPDLLRYDRRLPAAYPNGRALTDDVFIARMAFLTNGKITEGGVPSHDDLPAEFPHLGPPHR; encoded by the coding sequence ATGTCCAACCACTTCAGTGCGGCCTATCTCAAGTTCCCCGGCGACGACGCGCGCCTGGACCTGACCGACCTGTTCGCCTTCCCGGCGTCCGGCGACACCGGCAGAACGGTGTTGATCATCGACGTGAACCCGTTCACGACGGGCCTGAGCGCGACCCCGCCCTTCCTGATGAGCGCTGAGCTGCACCCGGACGCGGTGTACCGGATCAACATCGACAACGACGGCGACAACCAGGCCGACGCCGCCTTCTCGTTCGTGTTCACGGAGGCGAGCGGCGGCGGGCAGACGGGCACGGCGTTCTACGCGACCGGCGCCGACGCCCGCAGCGCCGAGCCGCGCGGTGAGGTGCTCGCGCGTGCCGTACCGGTCGGCTTCGACGCGTCGGCGCGGCCGGTGCGCGCGGGCCGCTGCCGACTGTTCACCGGCGTACGAAGCGATCCGTTCTTCGCCGACGCCGAGGGCGCCCTGCACGGCTTCGAGTGGACGGGACAGGACGCCTTCGCCGGCAAGGACGTGCAGTCCATCGCGCTGGAGGTGCCCGACGACATGCTCGGCCCGGAACCGGTGATCCACCTGTGGGCGACGGTCAGCGTGCGCCGCGACGGCGCGCTCGTGCAGGTGGACCGAGGAGGGCATCCGACGATCAACCCGTTCATCAATCCCGAGTACGCCAAGGACGCGTACAACACCGGGCATCCGACGGACGACGTGGCGAATTACCTGGAGCCGTGGACGAAAATCCTTGAGGGGAACGGCTATCCGTCCGCCGAGGCGCGGGCGGCGGCCGCCACCGTCCTGCCGGACCTCCTGCGCTACGACCGCCGGCTACCGGCCGCCTATCCCAACGGGCGTGCTCTCACCGATGACGTCTTCATCGCCCGGATGGCCTTCCTGACCAACGGAAAGATCACCGAGGGCGGGGTGCCCTCGCATGACGACCTGCCGGCCGAGTTCCCTCACCTCGGGCCTCCGCACAGGTAG
- a CDS encoding SDR family oxidoreductase, whose translation MNDLSGSTVVVIGGTSGIGLETARQAHAAGAKTVVTGRDRTRLDAARDELGASAARLDLGDAAGLHRFFTELPAPVDHVLVAGGGPFYSPIVDMDFDLARSVLDEHLLGSLRVARECATRVRPGGSLTYITGTHARRPGPGLSLAAIAAAALPAITADAALEIAPVRVNTIAAGFVDTPLSARLLGDELERRRAELRATLPIRRVVGPSDVASLALHLMTNTALTGATYDIDGGQQLIP comes from the coding sequence GTGAACGATCTCTCAGGAAGCACCGTTGTCGTCATCGGCGGCACCTCCGGCATCGGGTTGGAGACGGCGCGCCAGGCGCACGCGGCCGGCGCGAAGACCGTCGTCACCGGTCGTGACCGGACACGGCTCGACGCCGCGCGTGACGAGCTGGGCGCGTCGGCCGCGAGACTCGATCTGGGGGACGCCGCGGGGCTGCACCGGTTCTTCACGGAGCTGCCCGCTCCGGTCGACCATGTCCTCGTCGCCGGTGGCGGACCGTTCTACTCTCCGATCGTCGACATGGACTTCGACCTGGCGCGAAGCGTCCTCGACGAGCATCTGCTGGGATCGCTGCGCGTCGCGCGGGAGTGCGCGACACGCGTCCGCCCCGGCGGATCGCTGACGTACATCACCGGCACGCATGCCCGCCGCCCCGGCCCAGGGCTGAGTCTCGCGGCCATCGCGGCGGCGGCCCTGCCCGCCATCACGGCCGACGCGGCACTCGAAATCGCCCCGGTGCGGGTCAACACCATCGCCGCCGGGTTCGTCGACACCCCGCTGTCGGCCCGCCTGCTCGGCGACGAACTGGAGCGTCGCCGCGCCGAGTTGCGCGCCACGCTGCCGATCCGGCGGGTCGTGGGCCCGTCGGACGTGGCCTCGCTCGCCCTCCATCTGATGACCAACACGGCACTCACCGGGGCGACTTACGACATCGACGGCGGCCAGCAGTTGATCCCCTGA
- a CDS encoding SDR family NAD(P)-dependent oxidoreductase, with amino-acid sequence MDTPVNKVAVITGASQGIGAGLVEAYRKLGHRVVATSRGISPSEDPDVLTVRGDIADPATAERVATAAIERFGRIDTLVNNAGLYLAKPFTDYSREEYETVIGVNLTGFFHITQLAVRQMLRQGTGHIVQISTSLADHANSTIPSVLASLTKGGLQSATKALAIEYASRGIRSNAVALGVIRTPMHPETSASLAALHPLGRMGEVTDVVDAIVFLENATFVTGEILRVDGGQSAGR; translated from the coding sequence ATGGACACCCCCGTCAACAAGGTCGCCGTCATCACCGGCGCTTCGCAGGGCATCGGCGCCGGTCTGGTCGAGGCGTACCGGAAGCTCGGCCACCGCGTCGTCGCGACTTCGCGCGGAATCTCCCCCTCCGAGGACCCGGACGTCCTCACGGTACGGGGCGACATCGCCGATCCGGCCACGGCCGAGCGAGTGGCCACCGCGGCGATCGAACGGTTCGGCCGGATCGACACCCTCGTCAACAACGCGGGCCTCTACCTCGCCAAACCGTTCACCGACTACTCCCGGGAGGAGTACGAGACGGTCATCGGCGTCAACCTGACCGGCTTCTTCCACATCACCCAGCTCGCCGTCCGGCAGATGCTGCGTCAGGGCACCGGCCACATCGTCCAGATCAGCACCAGCCTCGCCGACCACGCCAACTCCACGATCCCTTCGGTGCTCGCCTCCCTGACCAAGGGCGGGCTGCAGTCCGCCACCAAGGCGCTGGCGATCGAGTACGCCTCCCGGGGCATCCGCAGCAACGCGGTCGCGCTGGGCGTCATCCGGACCCCCATGCACCCGGAGACATCCGCGAGTCTCGCCGCGCTGCACCCGCTCGGGCGGATGGGCGAGGTCACCGATGTCGTCGACGCGATCGTCTTCCTGGAGAACGCGACCTTCGTCACCGGCGAGATCCTCCGCGTCGACGGCGGCCAGAGTGCCGGACGGTGA
- a CDS encoding helix-turn-helix transcriptional regulator: protein MEHSSRDGAKNGLLGRRTECALLDRMISAARTGESSTLLVHGPPGVGKSALLDYATRAAADLRVLHAVGIESEMELAFATLHQVCVPLLERLKNLPRPQCAALETVFGIRAGPPPDRFLVGTAVLGLFSDASEKHPLLCLVDDAQWMDRVSAQILGFVARRLLAEPVALVFGAREGPEDLLGLPELELTGLRAADAHTLLDSVTHTRLDQDIRDRLVAETKGNPLALLELPRGLSVTQLAGGLGLLTGDTLPGRIEQSFLSRIEALPDETRLLLLIAAAEPVGDPALVWAAAERLGVTPRTALVGGTDGLLSFDIRVTFRHPLVRSAVYRSATEEDRRAAHLALAEATDPRTDPDRRAWHLASATAGPDESVAAELERSADRARARGGLAAAAAFLQRSVALTGDTSRRAERAVAAADISLRAGDLDAARRFADIADQYAQGEFPRARAQLVRSHLTFAAGLNQEAPPLLLTAARRLEPFDEGLARETYLIAWGTSALVAADADSLMAVSRAMRALPAVTGTPHALDLVIEACALLVTEGRAAAVPALRRAVAALEDLPASDVLKWGWVANGVSAAVWDDRAMRSMYSRAVEVVRTAGALAELPFCLASLGMATTWTGDLTAAASIVEEADVVAAATGIPLAPHVELRLGALRGRSAEAEALIAGTIEEAGASGQLMGVAAAHWAAAVLYNGLARYDQAMPAAQVASRIAELWVSVWVLPELVEAAARIGEDEVARDALARLTDAAEPCDTDWAQGILARCRALLSTGAPADRLYRRAIERLGRTPLRPELARAHLLFGEWLRRDRQRSDARGHLRTAHEMFASIGMEAFAERARRELLATGETVRKRTIEASSSDELTPQERQIASLVQNGFSNPEVGSRLFLSPRTVEWHLRKIFTKLSITSRRQLRDVLPRAEYEATPE from the coding sequence GTGGAGCACAGCTCACGGGACGGGGCAAAGAACGGCCTGCTCGGCAGACGGACCGAGTGCGCCCTGCTCGACCGGATGATCAGCGCGGCCCGCACCGGGGAGAGCAGCACGCTCCTGGTCCACGGCCCACCCGGAGTCGGAAAATCCGCCCTGCTCGACTACGCGACCCGGGCGGCGGCCGACCTGCGCGTGCTGCACGCCGTCGGCATCGAATCCGAGATGGAGCTCGCGTTCGCCACCCTGCACCAGGTGTGCGTGCCGTTGCTGGAACGTCTGAAGAACCTTCCCCGGCCGCAGTGCGCCGCACTGGAGACGGTGTTCGGGATACGCGCGGGACCCCCGCCCGATCGATTCCTGGTCGGAACGGCGGTCCTCGGCCTCTTCTCGGACGCCTCCGAGAAGCACCCGCTGCTCTGCCTGGTCGACGACGCGCAGTGGATGGACCGGGTCTCGGCGCAGATCCTGGGTTTCGTCGCCCGGCGGCTGCTGGCGGAGCCGGTCGCCCTGGTCTTCGGGGCCCGTGAGGGACCTGAGGACCTGCTCGGACTGCCGGAGCTGGAGCTCACCGGGCTGCGCGCCGCCGACGCCCACACCCTGCTCGACTCGGTCACCCACACCCGGCTCGACCAGGACATCCGCGACCGCCTGGTCGCGGAGACCAAGGGCAATCCCCTCGCCCTCCTCGAACTGCCCCGCGGGCTGAGCGTCACCCAACTGGCAGGCGGACTGGGCCTCTTGACGGGCGACACGCTGCCGGGCCGTATCGAACAGAGCTTTCTGAGCCGGATCGAGGCGCTCCCGGACGAGACCCGGCTGCTCCTGCTGATCGCCGCCGCGGAGCCGGTCGGCGACCCCGCCCTGGTGTGGGCGGCGGCCGAGCGGCTCGGCGTGACACCGCGGACGGCTCTCGTGGGCGGCACGGACGGGCTGCTGTCGTTCGACATCCGCGTCACGTTCCGCCACCCGCTCGTCCGGTCGGCCGTGTACCGGTCGGCGACGGAGGAGGACCGCCGGGCCGCGCACCTCGCCCTGGCGGAGGCCACCGACCCGCGGACCGACCCGGACCGACGTGCCTGGCACCTCGCGTCCGCCACCGCGGGCCCTGACGAGTCCGTCGCCGCCGAGCTCGAACGCTCCGCCGACCGCGCGCGGGCACGCGGCGGCCTGGCCGCCGCGGCCGCGTTCCTGCAACGGTCCGTGGCACTCACCGGCGACACGTCACGGCGCGCCGAACGCGCCGTGGCGGCGGCGGACATCAGCCTCCGGGCCGGCGACCTCGACGCCGCCCGGCGGTTCGCCGACATCGCGGACCAGTACGCCCAGGGCGAGTTCCCCCGTGCCCGGGCCCAACTCGTACGCAGCCACCTCACGTTCGCCGCCGGCCTCAACCAGGAGGCGCCACCGCTGCTGCTGACGGCCGCACGGCGACTGGAGCCCTTCGACGAGGGCCTCGCACGCGAGACCTACCTGATCGCGTGGGGCACCTCGGCACTGGTCGCCGCGGACGCGGACAGCCTGATGGCGGTCTCCCGGGCGATGAGAGCACTTCCGGCGGTGACGGGAACCCCCCACGCCCTCGATCTCGTCATCGAGGCCTGTGCGCTGCTCGTCACCGAGGGCCGCGCCGCCGCCGTCCCCGCGCTCCGGCGGGCGGTCGCGGCGCTCGAGGACCTTCCCGCGTCCGACGTCCTGAAGTGGGGCTGGGTGGCCAACGGTGTCAGCGCGGCCGTCTGGGACGACCGGGCCATGCGCAGCATGTACAGCAGAGCCGTCGAGGTGGTGCGCACCGCGGGTGCTCTGGCCGAACTCCCTTTCTGTCTCGCGTCGTTGGGCATGGCGACCACCTGGACCGGGGACCTCACCGCTGCCGCGTCGATCGTCGAGGAGGCGGACGTCGTCGCCGCGGCGACCGGCATTCCCCTGGCGCCGCACGTCGAACTGCGGCTCGGCGCGCTGCGGGGCCGTAGCGCCGAGGCCGAGGCCCTGATCGCCGGCACGATCGAAGAGGCCGGTGCGAGCGGCCAGTTGATGGGAGTCGCGGCCGCCCACTGGGCCGCCGCCGTCCTCTACAACGGCCTCGCCCGCTACGACCAGGCCATGCCGGCCGCCCAGGTCGCCAGCCGGATCGCCGAACTGTGGGTCTCTGTCTGGGTGTTGCCCGAACTCGTCGAGGCGGCGGCGCGCATCGGCGAGGACGAGGTCGCCCGTGACGCGCTCGCCCGGCTCACGGACGCCGCGGAACCGTGCGACACCGACTGGGCACAGGGAATCCTGGCCCGCTGCCGTGCCCTGCTCAGCACCGGGGCACCCGCGGACCGCCTCTACCGCCGGGCGATCGAGCGGCTGGGCCGGACACCGCTGCGCCCCGAACTGGCCCGGGCACACCTGCTGTTCGGCGAGTGGCTGCGCCGGGACCGGCAGCGCAGCGACGCGCGGGGGCATCTCCGTACGGCCCACGAGATGTTCGCGTCGATCGGCATGGAGGCCTTCGCCGAACGGGCCCGCCGCGAACTGCTCGCCACGGGGGAGACCGTCCGCAAGCGCACGATCGAGGCCTCGTCGAGCGACGAACTGACCCCGCAGGAGCGGCAGATCGCGTCGCTCGTGCAGAACGGCTTCTCCAATCCGGAGGTCGGGTCCCGGCTGTTCCTGAGCCCGCGCACCGTCGAGTGGCACCTGCGGAAGATCTTCACCAAGCTGTCGATCACCTCCCGCAGACAGCTCCGCGACGTGCTGCCCCGCGCCGAGTACGAGGCCACACCGGAGTGA
- a CDS encoding DUF4291 domain-containing protein has product MEEPHRRIRALHSESTITVYQAYAPLIGLRAAREGRFPAVWKRDRMTWIKPSFLWMMYRCGWGTKEGQETVLAVEITRDGFEWALRHACLSSYERGLDPDLATWQRRLKRSPTRIQWDPERDLHLRPLPYRSLQLGLSGEAVGRYADEWTVGIRDVTPLAHEIHALVRDGDLESAARLLPQERPYPTADGLLSHLRA; this is encoded by the coding sequence ATGGAAGAACCGCACCGCCGGATCCGCGCACTCCACTCGGAGTCCACGATCACCGTCTACCAGGCGTACGCCCCGCTGATCGGCCTGCGCGCCGCCCGCGAGGGCCGCTTCCCCGCCGTGTGGAAGCGCGACCGGATGACCTGGATCAAGCCGTCCTTCCTGTGGATGATGTACCGCTGCGGCTGGGGCACGAAGGAGGGCCAGGAGACCGTCCTCGCCGTCGAGATCACCCGCGACGGTTTCGAATGGGCCCTGCGCCATGCCTGCCTGTCGAGCTACGAACGCGGGCTGGACCCCGACCTCGCCACCTGGCAGCGCCGGCTCAAGCGCTCGCCCACCCGCATCCAGTGGGACCCCGAACGGGACCTGCACCTGCGCCCCTTGCCGTACCGCTCCCTGCAACTCGGCCTCTCCGGCGAGGCCGTGGGACGCTACGCGGACGAGTGGACGGTCGGGATCCGCGACGTGACCCCGCTCGCCCACGAGATCCACGCGCTCGTCCGCGACGGTGACCTCGAATCGGCGGCACGGCTGCTGCCCCAGGAGCGCCCCTACCCCACCGCCGACGGCCTGCTGTCCCACCTGCGCGCCTGA
- a CDS encoding alpha/beta fold hydrolase, whose amino-acid sequence MINRRALGKTVGAGTAAASLTGWLSSSPASAAPSAPEASPAGQATGRTSFESLKQVRAGELNIGYAEAGPAKGPVVVLLHGWPYDIHSYVDVAPLLAAEGYRVIVPYLRGYGTTTFRSAKAFRNGQQAVVALDIIALLDTLRIERALLAGFDWGARTADIIAALWPKRCKALVSVNGYLITNREKNKQPLPPAAELAWWYQYYFATERGELGLSQYGHDFAKLIWRNVSPTWHFDDATFDRTAKAFENPDYVGIVIHNYRWRLGLAAGDPRYDGIEAKLAAGPAVAVPTVTLDGALDPFTPAGDGSAYRGKFTGPYDHRALDGIGHNVPQEAPEAFARAVLDADRL is encoded by the coding sequence CCGCGTCCCTGACCGGCTGGCTCAGCTCGTCCCCCGCGTCCGCCGCCCCTTCCGCGCCGGAGGCGTCCCCTGCCGGGCAGGCGACGGGCCGTACGTCCTTCGAGTCGCTGAAGCAGGTCAGAGCCGGTGAGCTGAACATCGGTTACGCGGAAGCCGGTCCGGCGAAGGGCCCGGTGGTCGTCCTGCTGCACGGCTGGCCGTACGACATCCACAGCTATGTCGACGTCGCACCCCTGCTGGCCGCCGAGGGGTACCGGGTGATCGTGCCCTACCTGCGGGGCTACGGCACCACCACGTTCCGGTCGGCGAAGGCCTTCCGCAACGGCCAGCAGGCGGTGGTGGCCCTGGACATCATCGCCCTGCTGGACACCCTGCGGATCGAGAGGGCGCTGCTCGCCGGCTTCGACTGGGGAGCGCGGACGGCCGACATCATCGCGGCGCTGTGGCCCAAGCGGTGCAAGGCGCTGGTCTCGGTCAACGGCTACCTCATCACCAACCGGGAGAAGAACAAGCAACCGCTGCCCCCGGCGGCCGAGTTGGCGTGGTGGTACCAGTACTACTTCGCCACCGAGCGCGGTGAGCTGGGTCTGAGCCAGTACGGGCACGACTTCGCCAAGTTGATCTGGCGCAACGTCTCCCCGACCTGGCACTTCGACGACGCCACCTTCGACCGAACCGCGAAGGCCTTCGAGAACCCGGACTACGTCGGCATCGTGATCCACAACTACCGCTGGCGCCTCGGCCTCGCCGCGGGGGACCCCCGCTACGACGGCATCGAGGCCAAGCTCGCGGCCGGGCCCGCCGTCGCCGTGCCCACGGTCACCCTCGACGGTGCGCTGGATCCCTTCACCCCGGCGGGCGACGGGAGCGCGTACCGGGGAAAGTTCACCGGCCCCTACGACCACCGTGCCCTCGACGGCATCGGGCACAACGTGCCCCAGGAGGCTCCGGAGGCCTTCGCCCGTGCGGTCCTGGACGCCGACCGCCTCTGA
- a CDS encoding dihydrolipoyl dehydrogenase family protein has protein sequence MSHDHDHDHDYDYDYDVIVIGGGSPGEHCAGALADGGLRVALVERELVGGECSYWACIPSKTLLRPGEAVHGAREAAASAQVDVEQALAWRDFMVSDYSDAGQERWLADNGIDLLRGTGRLAGPGVVEVAGARHTAEHVVVATGAAPIMPPVPGLAELTGVWTNREVTAMKAVPRRLIVLGAGPVGVEMAQAVRRLGGEVVLTAHGRFVLPREPRSLGEALGEVLRRDGVELVLGPGTVAARRAGEDYVLTLDDGRELRGDHLLVATGRRPRVDDIGLDTVGVKADEHGIPVDARLRAAERLWVVGDATGLWMLTHVGKYQGEIVAANILGEPREADYTAVPRVVYTDPQAASVGANEARFSATVPISGVAKTAAYTRAYADANGFLTLLSDGRVITGAHALGPEAGEWLQQATLAVRARIPLDVLRDTIQPFPTFSEIYVAALKDLHEQIRAADGKAPA, from the coding sequence ATGAGCCACGACCATGACCATGACCATGACTACGACTACGACTACGACGTCATCGTGATCGGCGGGGGATCGCCCGGCGAGCACTGCGCCGGCGCCCTGGCCGACGGCGGCCTGCGGGTCGCGCTGGTGGAACGTGAACTGGTCGGCGGGGAGTGCTCGTACTGGGCGTGCATCCCGTCGAAGACGCTGCTGCGCCCGGGCGAGGCCGTGCACGGTGCCCGAGAGGCCGCGGCGAGCGCCCAGGTCGACGTCGAACAGGCCCTGGCCTGGCGGGACTTCATGGTGTCTGACTACTCCGACGCCGGGCAGGAACGCTGGCTGGCCGACAACGGCATCGATCTGCTGCGCGGCACCGGCCGACTGGCGGGACCGGGTGTCGTGGAGGTGGCCGGAGCCCGGCACACCGCCGAGCACGTCGTCGTGGCCACCGGAGCGGCACCGATCATGCCGCCGGTCCCGGGCCTGGCCGAGCTGACCGGCGTATGGACCAACCGCGAGGTGACGGCCATGAAGGCGGTCCCGCGCCGGCTGATCGTGCTCGGCGCCGGCCCGGTCGGGGTGGAGATGGCCCAGGCCGTACGCCGTCTCGGCGGCGAGGTGGTCCTCACGGCCCACGGCCGGTTCGTCCTGCCCCGCGAACCCCGGTCGCTGGGCGAGGCGCTCGGCGAGGTGCTGCGCCGCGACGGGGTCGAGCTGGTCCTAGGGCCGGGAACGGTCGCCGCCCGGCGTGCGGGCGAGGACTACGTCCTGACCCTCGACGACGGACGGGAACTGCGCGGCGACCACCTCCTCGTGGCCACCGGACGCCGCCCACGCGTCGACGACATCGGCCTGGACACGGTGGGCGTGAAGGCCGACGAGCACGGCATTCCCGTCGACGCGCGCCTGCGTGCCGCCGAGCGGCTGTGGGTCGTCGGCGACGCCACCGGGCTCTGGATGCTCACCCACGTCGGCAAATACCAGGGCGAGATCGTCGCCGCCAATATCCTCGGCGAACCCCGCGAGGCCGACTACACGGCCGTACCCCGCGTGGTCTACACCGACCCGCAGGCGGCGTCGGTCGGCGCGAACGAGGCACGGTTCAGCGCCACCGTCCCGATCTCCGGGGTGGCCAAGACCGCGGCCTACACCCGTGCCTACGCCGACGCGAACGGGTTCCTCACGCTGCTCAGCGACGGCCGGGTGATCACCGGCGCCCACGCGCTCGGCCCGGAGGCGGGGGAGTGGCTGCAACAGGCGACCCTCGCCGTCCGCGCCCGCATCCCGCTGGACGTACTGCGGGACACGATCCAGCCGTTCCCCACGTTCTCGGAGATCTACGTCGCCGCGCTCAAGGACCTGCACGAACAGATCCGGGCCGCGGACGGGAAGGCGCCGGCGTGA
- a CDS encoding MHYT domain-containing protein codes for MTVTATAATVSDFYYGAVTPVAAYLMACLGAALGLRCTTRSLRRPQHRARWLALGAVSIGCGIWTMHFIAMIGFSVEGALVNYDTTKTILSLFVAIAVVAIGVFLVGYRGGSPLNLAVAGTVTGLGVAAMHYLGMAAIHTNGTLHYDTLTVLLSIVIAVGAATAALWAAVSIHALWASLGASLVMGVAVTGMHYTGMAAVSVHVTNLAGASQSSADLVAFLLVMLAGPLVVLLVAAVIVMFDPDMMIGEAEAKMMEPVAPLFGGDSVFPPKQPAQSAQAAQPSQGHTSW; via the coding sequence ATGACCGTCACAGCCACCGCCGCCACCGTCTCCGACTTCTACTACGGCGCGGTGACCCCCGTCGCCGCCTACTTGATGGCGTGCCTGGGAGCGGCCCTCGGGCTGCGCTGCACGACCCGTTCGCTGCGCCGTCCGCAGCACAGAGCCCGCTGGCTGGCGCTGGGCGCCGTCTCGATCGGCTGCGGCATATGGACCATGCACTTCATCGCGATGATCGGCTTCAGCGTCGAGGGCGCGCTGGTCAACTACGACACCACGAAGACGATCCTGAGCCTCTTCGTGGCCATCGCGGTGGTCGCCATCGGGGTGTTCCTCGTCGGCTACCGCGGTGGATCCCCGCTGAACCTGGCGGTGGCCGGCACGGTCACCGGGCTCGGTGTCGCGGCCATGCACTACCTCGGAATGGCCGCCATCCACACGAACGGCACCCTCCACTACGACACCCTGACCGTGCTGCTCTCCATCGTGATCGCCGTCGGCGCCGCCACCGCGGCGCTGTGGGCGGCCGTCTCCATCCACGCGCTGTGGGCGAGCCTCGGCGCGAGCCTGGTGATGGGCGTGGCCGTGACCGGCATGCACTACACCGGCATGGCCGCGGTCTCCGTCCACGTCACGAACCTGGCCGGGGCCTCGCAGTCCTCGGCGGACCTGGTCGCGTTCCTCCTGGTCATGCTCGCCGGCCCGCTCGTCGTCCTCCTGGTCGCCGCCGTGATCGTCATGTTCGACCCCGACATGATGATCGGCGAGGCCGAGGCGAAGATGATGGAGCCCGTGGCCCCGCTGTTCGGCGGTGACTCGGTCTTCCCGCCGAAGCAGCCGGCTCAGTCCGCTCAGGCGGCCCAGCCGTCCCAGGGTCATACCTCCTGGTGA